The nucleotide sequence CATGGCCCTGGCCGCCGCCGATGTCCACCACGTCCTTGACCCCGTCGAGGTCGAGGAAGGCGGCGACATCGGCGGCGGACTGCCGGCTGGAGGTGGTCATCGCGGCGTCGAACACCCGGGCCGACTCGGGCGCGTCCTCATGCAGATAGGCGAAGAAGTCCTTGCCGTAGATCTCATTGACGACACAGCCGCCGCCGCGCACCGCCCGGTCCAGCAGCGGCCACGCCTCCCAGGTCCACGGTTCGGTGCACCACAGGGCGATGTTCCGCAGACTGCCCGGGGTGTCCTCGCGCAGCAGCCGGGACATCTCGGTGTGCCGGAAGTGGCCGTCCGCGGTCTCCGCGAAGATCTGACAGCAGGCCAGGGAGCGCAGCAGCCGGCGCAGCGGATCGGGCTCGACGTCCACGGCGGAGGCCAGTTCGCCGATGGAGGCGGGCTGCTCCCCCAGCGCGTCGGCGATCCGCAGCCGGACCGCGGCGCGCACGGAGGCCGCCCGTGCGGCGCCGAAGACGATCTCCCGCAGTCGCATGGGCGGCGGGAGCGCGGCCGGTGGGGGCTGTGCCGCGGCCCCGGGGGCGGTGGTGTCCACAGTGGTCATGACGTCGCCTCTCAGCACCGGCCCGTGGGCGCGGACAGCTCGCACACGTTGTCGGTGAAGGTGTTGTCGGGGCCCTTGTCCCGGTCGGCCAGGTCGGCGGGCTTGTTGCCGCTCATCACGTTCCGGCTGATGGCGTTCTTGGCGTTGGGGGCGCCCACGGAGCTGGTGAACAGCACGATCCCGCCGGACATGGGCGAGGTGCCCACGTTGCCGGTCACCTGGTTGCCCGTCACCCGGGTGCCCTCGGTGCCGGTGAGCACGATGCCCGCGCCCTGGATGAAGGGGAGCCGGTCGGTGGCCTCGCAGTAGGCGTTGTTCTCGTACACGGAGTTGTGGCGGACGTTCAGGTCCCCGGCGCGCGGGGTCGATTCGTCACCGACGACGAACACCCCGGCGCAGTTGCCGGTGATGGTGTTCCGCTCGACGGTGAGGTCGCGCAGCCGGCGGACCACGACACCGGTCCGGTTGCCGCTGAGCTGGTTGCCGGCGACCAGGGTGCCCAGGGCGTCGGTGGCGCCGCCCTCGGCGTCCATGGTGTTGGCCAGGAAGATGCCGGACTGCTTGTTGCTCCGCGAGACGTTGTCGGCGAAGGTGCCGCGGGTGGACATCTCCTGGCCCATGCCCTGCTGGCCGTTGTCCTCGGCGACGGTGTCCCGCACGGTCATCCGGTCGGTGCCGGAGCCCCAGATGCCGTTCTTGGCGAAGCCGGTGACCTTCAGTGAGCCGATCCGTACATCCGAGACGGGGTCTTCGGCCGTCCCGGTGACGCAGATGCCGTGACCGGCCGCGCCGCAGGCGTTGTCCGACGGCTTCGCGGCCGGGGAGAGCACGGTGCTCTCGCCCGCGCCGAGCAGGGTCAGCCGGTCGGTGGTGATCTGGATGTTCTCCCGGTAGGTGCCGGGCCGGAGCTCGATGGTGTCGCCGGGCTTGGCGGCGTCCACGGCGGCCTGGACGGACTGGCCCGGCTGCACCACATGGCGGGTCGCGGCCTGGTCGGCGGGGGCGGCGTGGGCTCCGGGGAGCTGGGCGAGTTCGATGACGAGGACGGCCGTGAGGCCGGCGAGGTGACGAAGTTTCGGAGTGCGCATGAACAGGAAGCTAGGTGCGCTCCGCACCACTCGCCACTTGTGATCTGACTGTCACCTATGCACCGGATTCCCCCACTTGGCCCCCTATTCGAGCACGCGCGAGGCCCCGACCGGCAGATCCCACAGCTCCGCGCGCGGGCGGCCGGTGGCCTCCCAGGCCGCGCGGATCCGGTGCAGCGGCTCCAGGGGCGGCTCGGCCGCGAGCAGAAAGGTCGACCAGTGCATGGGCGCCAGCACCCGCGCCCCCAGGTCCTGATGCGCCCGTACGGCGTCCTCCGGATCGGTGTGCACCCCGTCCAGCATCCAGCGCGGCTCATAGGCGCCGATGGGCAGCAGCGCCAGATCGATGCCCGGGTAGCGGCGGCCGATCTGCCGGAACCAGTGGCCGTAGCCGGTGTCCCCGGCGAAGTACACCCGTCGGCCGCCGGGCGCGGTGATGACCCATCCGCCCCACAGCGAGCGGCAGGTGTCGGTGAGAGTGCGCTTGCTCCAGTGGTGCGCCGGGACGAAGTCGAAGCGGACCGGGCCGTCCTCGCCGGGCAGTTCGGCCGCCTCCCACCAGTCGAGCTCGGTCACCCGGGTGAATCCGCGGGTCCGGAACCAGCCGGCGAGCCCGGCCGGGACGAAGACCGGCGTCGTCCTCGGCAGCCGTTTGACGGTGGGTGCGTCCAGATGGTCGTAGTGGTTGTGGCTGATGACGACCGCGTCGACGGGCGGCAGATCCTCCCAGCGGACCCCCACCGGAGTGACCCGGGCCGGGGTGCCGAGGATCCGGCGGGACCAGACCGGGTCGGTGAGCACGGTGAGCCCGCCGATCCGCACCACCCAACTGGCGTGTCCCGCCCAGGTGAGCGCGGTCCGGCCGGGGACGGGGAACGGCAGCGGCCCCGGTTCGAAGGGCAGCTCGGGGATCTGGCGGAGCGACTCCACGGACGGTCTGAGCCGCCCCTCCCGAGCCAGCCGGGCCACCGCCCGCACCCCCGGCAGCGGGGAGGTGAGCCGATCGGCGAACGACCGCGGCCAGCGGCGGATCTCGTACAGCGGACGGGGGGCGGTCGGCTCGGGGATGGCTGGACCGGGAGCGGCCGGATCGGAGGTGACCGGACCGGGGCCGGCCGGCTCGGAAGTGGCCGACCAGGGGGCCGCCGGATCGGAGGCGATCGGATCAGGGATAGCCGGATCGGAGGCGATCGGATCAGGGATAGCCGGATCGGGGACGGCCGGATCGGACGTGGCCGGGAGCGGCCGGGGCCGTTCGGCCGGTTCCGCCGGCTCGGCCTGCTCGGTCATGGCCTGGCTCCCTTCCCTCTCTGGTCCGGCCCTTCCGTGCCGGCGCGTCATGGCGGCGGTCCCGGGCGGCTCAGGCCACCGGACCGTCCTCGATCAGGTCACGGAAGGCCGACTCGAAGGCGGCCAACGCCGCTGCCACATGGGGCAGTTCCAGCGGATCGGGCGCCTGGAGCGCCCGCAGCCGCGACTCCTCCGCCGAGCCGAGCAGCGGCAGCGTCGCCAGCCGGAGCCGCAGAGTGTGCGGGGGATCGCCGAAGCGATGGCCCCCGGCCACGCTCCGGCCGATCCGCCGCACCAGCTCGCGCTCCAGCTCCACCGAGTCGGTGATGCCACGGGCGGCGAGCACCCCGCGCAGCTCGTCGAGGTCGGCGTAGAGATGGCGGCCGGCCTGCGGCGGGCGGGCCAGCGCCCCGACGGCGGTCAGCGCGCGGTAGGCGGCCGCGGCCACGGCCCCGTGCGCCCGGGCCGCGGCGGCCATCCGACCCCGGACCGGCTCGGGCTCGCCGAGGGCGTACACGGTGGCCGCCGTGATGGACGCGGGCAGCCCGGAGCGTACGGCGGTGAGCAGGGACAGCACCCGGCCGCGCAGCTCCACACCGCGCTCGGTGGCCGGGAACCGGGCGATCGCGGCGGGCCAGCCCGCCGGAGTGAAGGCGCCCACCAGATCGGAGAGCACGATCACGTTCTCGGGGCTCATCTCGGCGGGGCTGAGCAGCACCGTGCCGTGCGGATGGTGGACGGTGTCCCGCCAGGTCTCATCGCTGACGATCAGCAGCCCCTCGGCCACGGCCGCCTCGCACACCTCGTGCAGCAGCTCGGGCGGGGCCACGGTGCCGGTGGGGTCGTCGGCCACCGAGAGCAGCAGGACCCTGGGCACCCCGCCCTCGGCGCGGATCCTGCGGACGATCTCCAGCAGCGCGAACGGATCGGGCAGCCCACCGCATTCGGCCGGGACGGGCGCGTGGTGGGCGCGCCGGTTCACCAGCCGCACCAGCGGCGCGTACCAGGCGGCGCAGGGGCGGGGCAGCAGTACATCGCCGCCCGGGGCCGAGGCGAGCAGCGCCAGCAGCAGCGGCTCGGCGCCGGGGGCGACCACGACATGCTCCGGGTCGGTCCACAGCCCGCGCCGCGACCAGTAGTCGCAGGCCGCCGAGCGCAGCCCGGCCGAGCCGCCGACCGGCTCCGGCGCGGTGTGGCCGGCCGTCGCGACGAAGCTGTCGAGCAGCTCCGGGAGGACCGGCAGCCCGCCGTCGTCCCGGTCCGCCGGAGCCGGGGCGGTCCACTGCCGCTGCATTCGCCACACCTCCGCCCGTGCCGGACGCGTCACCACCTGCGTATGTCCACCTTCGCAGATCTCCGGCGCCGTTTCGCGGAAGGCGGCCGGGGGACCCGGGCGCCATGACAGCCATGCCGGAACGGCACGATGTGGTGGACGTCCTCACCGCGGACCACCACGCGGTGCGCAACCTCTTCGAGGGGTACCGCGCCACCACCGACCCCGACCAGCGGCGGCAGCTCGTCGACCGGATGACGGTGGAGGTGGTGCGGCACTCCGTGGCCGAGGAGATCTATCTGTACCCCACGGTCCGCAAGGCGCTGCCGAACGGCGACCGGATCGCCGACGAGGAGATCGAGGAGCTGACCGAGGCCGAGCGGATCCTGTCCGACCTGGACGGCGTGGACCCTCGGGACCGGCGGTTCGACCCGCTGGTACGGGATCTGATGGACGTGGTGTCCATGCATATCCGCGGCGAGGAGGACCTCGTCTTCCCCGAGCTGCGGGAGCGGCTCACGCCCGAGGAGCGGATGATGCTGGGCCTGCGCGTCGGTGAGGCGGCGGCCGCGGCGCAGGGCGTACCCCCGGTCAGCCCGGAAGGTCCCGGTCCGGGCCGGACGCTGGCCGACCGCGTCCGGGAGCGGCTGACCGGCCGAACGCGATGAGCTCCTTCTCCAGGCCACGGCCGCGGGTGCGCACCACGGTCCCGGCGAGCTCCGCCAGCTTGTTGTTGGTCCGCTGGGAGAACCGGCGCAGCAGATCGAACGCCTGGTCCGCGTCGCACCCCAGGACGTACATGACGATGCCGCACGCCTGGTCGACCACCGGCCGGGTGCGCAGCGCCGTGTCCAGCTGGTCGACCTGGACGAGGGCGGCGCGGTAGAGCCGGTCCCGGGCCATGCTCTCGGTGGCCAGGTCGCCGAGCAGCTCGGTGGCGCCCTGGGCGGCCTTCTTCAGGGGGCCGGGGCGCAGCCCGTAGACCGAGACGGTCACGGTGAGCCCGTCGCAGACGAAGGGCAGGGTGGCGGTGGACCGGACGCCCGCGTCCAGCGCCCGGGCCCGGTAGCGCGGCCAGCGGTCGTCGTGGAGCAGATCGTCGGCGCCCGCCGGGCGGCCGGTGTCGAGCGCCGCGAGGATCGGGCCCTCCCCGGCGCGCATCTGGACCGACACCAGCGCGGACAGATCGGGGTGGGTGGCCGCCGTGGTCCGGTCGGCGGCCGCGGCGCCGGAGGACTCCTCGGCGAGCACGGCGGTGGCGGTGGCCCCGCAGCTGTCGGGCGTGCCCGCGGCGGCCTGCTCGGCCAGTTCGGCCAGGCCGCGGCCGAGGGAGGGCGCGTCGGTCTGGCAGGCCGTGCGGATGTGCGTACGGTCGGGCATCGCCGGGTCCGCTCCTTTCGCTCCGGTGCGATGTGCGCTTACGGCCCCGTCCCCGTCCGGGCCCCGATTTCTTCGCCTTCCCACGGCATTGAGCGGAAAACGACACCCGGGCCGTCCGCCGCGTCCGGTCAGGCTACGGTGTGCCCATGCCAGGCGCTCAGGAGTTTGGTGCGGAGCTCACAGATTTCCGCAGACGGGTGGACGAATTGCGGACCGCGCGGGCCTCGCTGCCCGCGCAGGAGCGGCTGTCCTTGCTGGACGCCGCTCTTTTCGAGCTCCAGCACGTGGCCGACGTGCTGTGGCCGCGGTACGAGGAACTGACGGCGGCCTCCCGGAGCCCCGGCGGGGGCCGGGCCGACCCGCAGGAGCAGCAACTGCTGCGGGCGCTGTTCCAGCGGCTGCCGGTCCCGGCGGTCCTGCTGGACCGCGACACCGTGGTGCGGCGCATGAACTTCGCCGCCACCCAGCTCTTCAACACCCGCGCCGGATACGCCACCGGGCGCCCGCTCGCCGCCTCGCTGCGGCGCGACGGGCAGGCGGCGCTGCGCTCGCAGGTCGCCGCGGTCGCGCGCGGCGAGGGCGACCGCAGTCTGACGGTGCGGCTGTCGCAGCCGTCGGCCGACGGTGAGGTGCGGGTGACCCTGGCCGCGCTGCGACCGCCGGGCGAACCCCATCCGGCGGTGCTGGCGGCGTTCCAGCCCGGGATGACCGGCCCCCCGGCGGGCGAGGGGACGGCCGGGGCGCGGCGCCCGGAGTCCCGGCCGGACCTGGCGGAGGTGACCCGCCATGCCGAACTGCTGGACCTGGCCGACGACATGGCGGCGGCGCTGCTGAGGGTGGCGCTGGCCGGGGGCGGTCCGGAGGCCGTGCTGGCCAGGGCCGCGGAGGTGCTGCACGGCCGGTTCGCGGACTGGGTGATCGCCGACCTGGCCCCGGAGAGCGGTCCCGGCGCCCCGCGCCGGGTGGTGGCGCTCGGCCCGCGGGACGCGGTGGGCGACCGTACGGCGTCCCTGGCCGAGCAGGACCCGGCCGACTGCCCCCTGGTGGTGGACGCGCTGTCCGACGGGGTCTCCGCGCTGCGGGTGAGCCCGGCCGACGCCGACGCCTTCGGCCGGGATGCGACGGGTGCGCCCGTGCTGGTGCGGGAGGAGGTCACCTCGCTGCTGTGCATACCCCTGCGCGCCTCCGCCACGGATCCGGTCCGCGGGGCGCTCACGCTCTTCCGTACGGGCGGGCGCGGCGCCTTCGAGATGGCGGAGGCGGGCGTGGCGGACCGGATCTCCCGCCATGTCGCCCTGGCCATGCCGCGTACGGCTCCGCGCGCACCGGCGCCGGGGGCGTGAGCCGGGGCCTGACCCGCTTCCGGTCCCGGCTCAGGCAGCAGCCGCCGCCCCGTCCGACCCGCGTCCAGCCCCGGCCCAGGCTGCACCGGCACCGGCCCGCCTGGGCGGGCGGGCGCGTAGGGCGGGTGTCGCCGATCGGGCGGAAGACGTGCGTCCGGGAGGCACCGAGCCGGTCCGCGATCTGGTCCTGAAAGTACCGCTTGACCTCCCCGGCCACGGGCGGGATCGACGGCCCGTCCGGCAGGGCGGCGGTCCGTAGCCCACTGGGCGGGTGCCTGTCAGCACACCGGGCGCATGCCCGTTCCAGCGCGGGGCGCGCGTGCCCGTTCGGCACAGCGCGTACCCCAGCGCCGGGCGCGTGCCGCCCCAGCACCGGGCGCCTGCCCTCAGCGCACCCCCACGTGCCCGTCCCGCGCCGGATCAAACGAGGTTTCCTTCACCTGGCGCCGGTTACCCGTCGCATCTGCCGACATTCGCCGGCTCCGCGCTCGAGGAGGGCCCATGACCGAGTACGGCTATTTCCTGGCCGCCGAAGAACACGGGCCCGCGGACCTCGTCGAGCAGGCCCGGATGGCGGAGCAGGCCGGTTTCAACGCGTTGTGGATCTCCGACCACTACCACCCCTGGAACGAGGCCCAGGGCCAGAGCCCCTTCGTCTGGTCGGTGATCGGCGCACTCGCGCAGGCCACCAGCCTGCCCGTGCAGACCGCGGTGACCTGCCCCATCATCCGTATCCACCCGGCCATCGTGGCCCAGGCCGCCGCGACCGGTTCGGTGCTGCTGGAGGGCCGCTTCCGGCTGGGCGTGGGCAGCGGCGAGGCGCTGAACGAGCATGTGCTGGGCGACCGCTGGCCGCCCGCGCCGATCCGGCTGGAGATGCTGGAAGAGGCCGTGATGCTGATGCGCCAGCTCTTCGAGGGGCGCCGCGTCACCCATCACGGCAAGCACTACACGGTGGAGAACGCACGGCTGTACACGGTGCCCGAGGAGCCGGTGCCCATCGACATCGCGGCCTTCGGATCGGCCGCCGCCGCGCTGGCCGGGCGGGTCGGCGACGGCTTCATCACCACGGTCCCGGACGCGGAGCTGGTGGCCCGGTTCCGGCGCGGCAGCGGCGCCGGGGGCAACAGCAAACCGGTCCGCGGCGGGGTGAAGGTCTGCTACGGCCCGGACGCCGCCGAGGCGCTGCGCACCGCCCACCGGCTGTGGCCGACCGAGGCGCTGCCCGGCGGGGTGCTGTCGACGCTGACCACCCCGGGCCAGTTCGAGCAGGCCGCCCGGCTCGTCTCCCCCGAGCGGCTGGCCGAAGAGGTGGTCTGCGGGGATGACGTGGAGGCGCATATCGGCGCGCTGAACGCGTACGCCGACGCCGGATTCGACACCGTCTACGTCCATCAGATCGGCCCCGACCAGCGGGGCTTCTTCGACTTCTACCGCACCAAGGTGCTGCCGCAGGTGGCCCGCTGAGAACCGCCGCGGGGGGCCGGGGCCGACAACCGCCACGCGTGGCCGGTGGAGGACCGCCACACGTGGCCGAGTGAGGGCCGCCACGGGCGCCCGGCAGGGAACGGCCCGCCCCGAACCGTGAGAACGGCTGAACCACCGAGAGGAGCGATGACCCACCATGACCATGAAAGTGGCCGACTACATCCTCGCCCGACTGTCCGAGTGGGGTGTCGAGCATGTCTTCGGCTACCCGGGGGACGGCATCAACGGCCTGCTCGCCGCATGGGGGCGGGCCGAGAACGAGCCCCGGTTCATCCAGGCCCGGCACGAGGAGATGGCGGCCTTCGACGCCGTCGGCTACGCCAAGTTCAGCGGGCGCCTCGGGGTGTGCGCGGCCACCTCGGGCCCCGGCGCGATCCACCTGCTGAACGGGCTGTACGACGCCAAACTGGACCATGTGCCGGTGGTGGCCCTGGTCGGCCAGACCCACCGCAGCGCGATGGGCGGCTCGTACCAGCAGGAGGTGGATCTGCACAGCCTCTTCAAGGACGTGGCCTCCGACTTCCTGGAGACGGTCACCGTCCCCGAGCAGCTGCCCAATGTCCTGGACCGGGCGATCCGCACCGCCTACGCCCGCCGCGCCCCCACCGCCGTGATCATCCCGGCGGATGTGCAGGAGCTGGACTACTCCCCGCCCACCCATGAGTTCAAGATGGTGCCCTCCAGCCTGGACCGCAGCGGCTGGTCCGCGGTGCCGTCCAGCACCGCGGTGGAGCGGGCCGCGGAGGTGCTGAACGCGGGCGAGCGGGTGGCGATCATGGTCGGCCAGGGCGCCGCCGGGGCGCGCGAGGAGGTCCAGCGGATCGCCGAGACCCTCGGCGCCGGTGTCGCCAAAGCGCTGCTCGGCCTGGATGTGCTCAGCGATGAACTGCCCTATGTCACCGGGTCCATCGGGCTGCTGGGCACCCGGCCCTCGTACGAGATGATGCGGGACTGCGACACGCTGCTGACGATCGGCTCCAGCTTTCCGTACGCCCAGTTCCTGCCGGAGTTCGGCAAGGCGCGCGGCGTCCAGATCGATCTCGATCCGCACATGATCGGGATGCGCTATCCGTACGAGGTCAATCTGGTCGGCGACGCGCGCGAGACCCTGCTCCGGCTGCTGCCGCAACTGGAGCGCAAGAAGGCGCGCGGCTGGCAGGAGGAGATCATCTCGGCCGTACGGCGCTGGCGCGAGGTGACATCCCAGCGCGCGGAGGTGTCCGCCGACCCGATCAACCCCGAGTATGTGGCCCACTGTCTGGATCCGCTGCTGCCCTCCGACGCCATCATCACCTGCGACTCCGGCTCCGTCGCCAACTGGTACGCCCGCCATCTGCGGATGCGCGGCGAGATGCGCGCCTCGCTGTCGGGCACGCTGGCCTCGATGGGCTGTGGGGTGCCGTATGCGATCGGCGCCAAGTTCGCCCATCCGGACCGGCCGGCGGTGGCGCTGGTCGGGGACGGCGCGATGCAGATGAACGGCATGGCGGAGCTGATCACGGTGGCCAAGTACCGCCAGATGTGGGAGGACCCCCGGCTGGTGATCGGCGTCTGGAACAACCAGGACCTCAACCAGGTCAGCTGGGAGATGCGGGCGATGGGCGGGGCGCCGCAGTTCCTGCCCTCGCAGGAGCTCCCCGACGTCTCCTACGCGCGGTTCGCCGAATCGCTCGGCATGACCGGCATCCGGGT is from Streptomyces hygroscopicus and encodes:
- a CDS encoding transcriptional regulator, which codes for MPDRTHIRTACQTDAPSLGRGLAELAEQAAAGTPDSCGATATAVLAEESSGAAAADRTTAATHPDLSALVSVQMRAGEGPILAALDTGRPAGADDLLHDDRWPRYRARALDAGVRSTATLPFVCDGLTVTVSVYGLRPGPLKKAAQGATELLGDLATESMARDRLYRAALVQVDQLDTALRTRPVVDQACGIVMYVLGCDADQAFDLLRRFSQRTNNKLAELAGTVVRTRGRGLEKELIAFGRSAAPGRGRPASGPDRDLPG
- a CDS encoding aminotransferase class I and II; the encoded protein is MQRQWTAPAPADRDDGGLPVLPELLDSFVATAGHTAPEPVGGSAGLRSAACDYWSRRGLWTDPEHVVVAPGAEPLLLALLASAPGGDVLLPRPCAAWYAPLVRLVNRRAHHAPVPAECGGLPDPFALLEIVRRIRAEGGVPRVLLLSVADDPTGTVAPPELLHEVCEAAVAEGLLIVSDETWRDTVHHPHGTVLLSPAEMSPENVIVLSDLVGAFTPAGWPAAIARFPATERGVELRGRVLSLLTAVRSGLPASITAATVYALGEPEPVRGRMAAAARAHGAVAAAAYRALTAVGALARPPQAGRHLYADLDELRGVLAARGITDSVELERELVRRIGRSVAGGHRFGDPPHTLRLRLATLPLLGSAEESRLRALQAPDPLELPHVAAALAAFESAFRDLIEDGPVA
- a CDS encoding O-methyltransferase; translated protein: MTTVDTTAPGAAAQPPPAALPPPMRLREIVFGAARAASVRAAVRLRIADALGEQPASIGELASAVDVEPDPLRRLLRSLACCQIFAETADGHFRHTEMSRLLREDTPGSLRNIALWCTEPWTWEAWPLLDRAVRGGGCVVNEIYGKDFFAYLHEDAPESARVFDAAMTTSSRQSAADVAAFLDLDGVKDVVDIGGGQGHVLASLLERHPALQGALLDLPQVVANADPRLRDGGPLASRATLVPGDCRREVPVEADLYIIKNILEWNDESTRRTLANVVAAARPGARVVVIENLVDNSPSSFTTAMDLFLLLNVGGRKHTEDSMVTRMTEAGLNVTDIRPVNGALHAFDSTVPATGRR
- a CDS encoding thiamine pyrophosphate TPP-binding domain-containing protein, with the translated sequence MTMKVADYILARLSEWGVEHVFGYPGDGINGLLAAWGRAENEPRFIQARHEEMAAFDAVGYAKFSGRLGVCAATSGPGAIHLLNGLYDAKLDHVPVVALVGQTHRSAMGGSYQQEVDLHSLFKDVASDFLETVTVPEQLPNVLDRAIRTAYARRAPTAVIIPADVQELDYSPPTHEFKMVPSSLDRSGWSAVPSSTAVERAAEVLNAGERVAIMVGQGAAGAREEVQRIAETLGAGVAKALLGLDVLSDELPYVTGSIGLLGTRPSYEMMRDCDTLLTIGSSFPYAQFLPEFGKARGVQIDLDPHMIGMRYPYEVNLVGDARETLLRLLPQLERKKARGWQEEIISAVRRWREVTSQRAEVSADPINPEYVAHCLDPLLPSDAIITCDSGSVANWYARHLRMRGEMRASLSGTLASMGCGVPYAIGAKFAHPDRPAVALVGDGAMQMNGMAELITVAKYRQMWEDPRLVIGVWNNQDLNQVSWEMRAMGGAPQFLPSQELPDVSYARFAESLGMTGIRVEKPEQVEQAWREALAADGPAVVEFLTDPAVPPIPPHATWEQMEATVESIIKGDSDRAGMVRQGLKAKVQEYLPHRKKAAEDKATDATDDA
- a CDS encoding luciferase produces the protein MTEYGYFLAAEEHGPADLVEQARMAEQAGFNALWISDHYHPWNEAQGQSPFVWSVIGALAQATSLPVQTAVTCPIIRIHPAIVAQAAATGSVLLEGRFRLGVGSGEALNEHVLGDRWPPAPIRLEMLEEAVMLMRQLFEGRRVTHHGKHYTVENARLYTVPEEPVPIDIAAFGSAAAALAGRVGDGFITTVPDAELVARFRRGSGAGGNSKPVRGGVKVCYGPDAAEALRTAHRLWPTEALPGGVLSTLTTPGQFEQAARLVSPERLAEEVVCGDDVEAHIGALNAYADAGFDTVYVHQIGPDQRGFFDFYRTKVLPQVAR
- a CDS encoding hemerythrin codes for the protein MTAMPERHDVVDVLTADHHAVRNLFEGYRATTDPDQRRQLVDRMTVEVVRHSVAEEIYLYPTVRKALPNGDRIADEEIEELTEAERILSDLDGVDPRDRRFDPLVRDLMDVVSMHIRGEEDLVFPELRERLTPEERMMLGLRVGEAAAAAQGVPPVSPEGPGPGRTLADRVRERLTGRTR
- a CDS encoding diguanylate cyclase encodes the protein MPGAQEFGAELTDFRRRVDELRTARASLPAQERLSLLDAALFELQHVADVLWPRYEELTAASRSPGGGRADPQEQQLLRALFQRLPVPAVLLDRDTVVRRMNFAATQLFNTRAGYATGRPLAASLRRDGQAALRSQVAAVARGEGDRSLTVRLSQPSADGEVRVTLAALRPPGEPHPAVLAAFQPGMTGPPAGEGTAGARRPESRPDLAEVTRHAELLDLADDMAAALLRVALAGGGPEAVLARAAEVLHGRFADWVIADLAPESGPGAPRRVVALGPRDAVGDRTASLAEQDPADCPLVVDALSDGVSALRVSPADADAFGRDATGAPVLVREEVTSLLCIPLRASATDPVRGALTLFRTGGRGAFEMAEAGVADRISRHVALAMPRTAPRAPAPGA